One genomic window of Mucilaginibacter sp. SJ includes the following:
- a CDS encoding lysophospholipid acyltransferase family protein, with product MKVITTEEFAKATKLDKLKMPGLAALLMELMKINQVNDLFAQAQPKQGPEFVDAILKGCGIDVEFDERELRNIPKDGAFIAIANHPYGGIEGMVLLKVLCMARPDSKLMANFLLKKIPNLADYFIAVNPFENVEHSSSISGLKNTLELLNQGTPIGIFPAGEVSTFKVEQKQVTDRMWHPVVGKIIAKAKVPVVPIYFHGNNGLLFNLLSLLHPTLRTAKLPSELFNKHGHTIKLRIGKPINVTEIPEYTNTTKLLNFLRARTYALGTGLEEEKKIFSPRNLFKIKREAEEVSPEIDSAILEKEIEPLRETYKVWTEKNYEVFIVPTSTIPNVIREIGRLREITFREVGEGTNKAIDLDEYDIYYHHLFIWDFEAKRIVGAYRIGLGDEIFYSVGKKGFYVNELFKLKTQFIPVLRRSLELGRSWIRKEYQTKPLPLFLLWKGILKFLIDNPRYRYLIGPVSISNSFSKFSKSLIVDYINRNHFDHEMAQYVKPRKKFKVDFAKIDTDLLMAGEDSFKGLDNLISEVETRNMKVPVLLRQYIALNAKIISFNIDPKFADCLDGFLVLDLEKVPQDILDKLGKNL from the coding sequence ATGAAAGTTATAACCACCGAAGAGTTTGCCAAAGCCACCAAACTGGATAAGTTGAAAATGCCGGGCCTGGCCGCTTTATTGATGGAGCTAATGAAAATAAACCAGGTTAACGACCTGTTTGCCCAGGCACAGCCCAAGCAGGGCCCTGAGTTTGTTGATGCCATATTAAAAGGTTGCGGTATTGATGTTGAGTTTGATGAGCGTGAGCTCCGTAACATACCTAAAGACGGAGCATTTATAGCCATTGCCAATCACCCTTACGGAGGTATTGAGGGTATGGTGTTATTAAAGGTCCTGTGCATGGCCCGCCCCGATTCAAAGCTGATGGCCAACTTCCTGCTTAAAAAAATCCCCAACCTTGCCGACTATTTCATAGCCGTAAACCCTTTTGAAAATGTTGAACATTCGTCGAGCATAAGCGGCCTAAAAAACACCCTTGAGCTGTTAAACCAAGGCACCCCCATAGGAATTTTCCCCGCCGGCGAGGTATCAACCTTTAAGGTGGAGCAAAAACAGGTAACCGACCGTATGTGGCACCCCGTTGTGGGCAAAATCATAGCTAAGGCAAAAGTACCGGTGGTTCCTATTTATTTTCATGGTAACAACGGCTTGTTGTTTAACCTGCTCAGCTTGTTGCACCCTACCCTGCGCACAGCCAAACTACCGTCAGAGCTGTTTAATAAACACGGGCATACCATTAAACTACGGATAGGTAAACCCATTAACGTAACAGAGATTCCGGAGTATACCAACACTACCAAGCTCCTTAACTTTTTGCGCGCACGTACCTATGCTTTAGGTACCGGCCTGGAAGAGGAAAAAAAGATCTTCAGCCCACGAAACCTGTTTAAGATCAAACGCGAAGCCGAAGAGGTTTCTCCTGAAATAGATAGCGCCATCCTTGAAAAAGAAATTGAGCCGCTACGGGAAACTTACAAAGTTTGGACTGAGAAAAACTACGAGGTGTTCATCGTTCCGACGTCAACCATTCCCAATGTGATACGGGAAATAGGCAGACTGCGCGAGATTACTTTCCGCGAGGTTGGCGAAGGTACCAACAAAGCAATCGACCTCGATGAGTATGATATTTACTATCATCACCTGTTCATCTGGGATTTTGAAGCTAAGCGAATTGTAGGTGCTTACCGCATTGGTTTGGGAGATGAGATATTTTACAGCGTAGGCAAAAAAGGCTTTTACGTAAATGAGCTGTTTAAACTTAAAACGCAGTTTATACCGGTGTTACGCCGCAGCCTCGAACTGGGCCGCTCATGGATCCGCAAAGAATATCAAACTAAACCTTTACCGCTATTCCTGTTATGGAAAGGCATCCTGAAATTTCTGATAGATAACCCGCGGTACCGTTACCTGATAGGCCCGGTAAGTATCAGTAATTCCTTTTCAAAATTTTCCAAATCACTTATTGTCGATTATATTAACCGCAACCACTTTGACCATGAAATGGCGCAGTATGTTAAACCGCGCAAAAAATTCAAGGTTGATTTTGCCAAAATTGATACCGACCTGCTTATGGCCGGTGAAGACAGCTTTAAAGGACTCGATAACCTGATATCAGAGGTGGAAACCCGCAATATGAAAGTTCCCGTACTGCTTCGTCAGTACATTGCCCTTAACGCTAAGATCATCAGCTTCAATATCGATCCTAAATTTGCCGATTGCCTGGATGGTTTCCTGGTGCTCGATCTTGAAAAGGTACCGCAGGATATACTGGATAAACTGGGTAAAAACCTGTAG
- a CDS encoding TonB-dependent receptor, with the protein MKKLYFIILTLIIIGVGSVANAQITTSVLTGKVTDQKGTTLPGVTITVLNTSTGTRYGAQTNGDGRFSVNNINPGGPYTVTATFIGYKKDEKSDLTLQLGNATLNFVLQDETTTLQEVKVKASAGPAKTGASTRIGQNQIRTAPSINRSLQDLTRNTPQSNNNSFQGTNYRYNNVTLDGAINNDAIGFSPSLGGQNNASGQVGSSTRTSPISLDAIQDIQVYVAPYDIKIGNVLGGSINAVTRSGTNDFSGAVYGYGRGSFMVGPNNAKAALGGDGSKLNDFHDYQAGIRLGFPIIKNKLFFFTNEEIARRQDPVIRGLDHNGASNILSQADGDKLVTAFKTFTGGLDPGTYNNTTIFSNSNKFFNRLDWNIDDHNQLTIRNNTISSKATNLERDQQNFRFSGIDYTSHNNSTSTVAELKSRFNGNLSNSLVLGYSAVHDYRDPNSNPALPQIEITGRSPGTTIFMGTDREAAIFDMHQKTAEFTDNLTWVKGKHTFTFGTHNEFYNITYNFVNAWNGRIAYNSIEDFVNNLPARVRTNFNYTNNTRDYILANPSAKFKVNLFSLYGQDEIQLSDNFKLTVALRADYANVPNKQPLSDKTTNAPVDPNYGTTFTYTKPKDIKQNYLGNIEWNPRVSFNYDANGDQSVILRGGSGFFTGRVPFAWFGYAFYNNGATYGAYDKKSSAGPFTAGTNPIQAPSNGGLNFVNQQGGVNTSASGATQVDMIDNNFKMPQVWRSSLAVDYTTDNQWKFTAEGIYTKVIHDLKFQQVNTKDSVTYYPYDTQHLQPIFINKGINSKYTNAYLLSNTSEGYRYSATVQVAKFTQFDPQNALNFSVAYTYGHSKDVTNGIRNSMESNWQLNQALNPNNPGLANSNFDIRHRIVSNVNFKHDWDAGHNYTANFTFFFSAQSGNPYTWDTYPNAIDGTGQQLSLAYIPTRDEAAKMIVDQVKNGVVVQTAAQQLAAFNAYVDADKYLSSRRGQFTERNAAFTPWNNQLDFRFTQDFKFGNGKHKQMITFTYDIINLTNLLNKSWGQYYFSANTFNSSASVGLTPVSKLPGASGGPAFVKDGNVASYPTYNFSNPGIPYSVDLFASRWQMQFGVRYSW; encoded by the coding sequence ATGAAAAAGCTCTACTTTATTATTTTAACACTAATAATTATTGGGGTTGGAAGCGTTGCAAACGCTCAGATCACCACCTCGGTACTTACCGGTAAAGTTACAGATCAAAAAGGTACCACTCTTCCGGGGGTAACCATTACTGTACTTAATACCAGCACAGGTACCAGGTACGGTGCGCAAACCAACGGCGACGGCCGTTTCTCGGTTAACAACATTAACCCGGGCGGCCCTTACACGGTAACCGCTACTTTTATCGGTTATAAAAAAGACGAAAAAAGCGATCTTACCCTTCAGTTAGGGAATGCTACTTTAAACTTTGTATTGCAGGATGAAACTACAACCCTGCAGGAAGTTAAAGTGAAAGCATCTGCTGGTCCGGCTAAAACAGGTGCAAGTACCCGCATTGGTCAAAACCAAATCCGTACTGCTCCCTCAATTAACCGCAGCTTGCAGGATTTAACCAGGAATACCCCTCAAAGTAACAATAACTCATTCCAGGGTACCAACTACCGTTACAATAACGTAACGCTTGACGGTGCTATCAATAACGACGCGATCGGTTTCAGCCCATCATTAGGCGGTCAGAACAATGCATCAGGCCAGGTAGGCAGCAGTACCCGTACAAGCCCTATTTCTCTTGACGCTATCCAGGATATCCAAGTTTATGTTGCCCCTTATGATATCAAAATCGGTAACGTATTAGGTGGTAGTATCAATGCTGTAACCCGTAGCGGTACAAATGATTTTAGCGGTGCAGTTTATGGTTACGGCCGTGGCTCGTTCATGGTAGGACCAAACAACGCCAAAGCTGCTTTAGGTGGCGACGGATCAAAACTGAACGATTTTCATGATTACCAGGCCGGTATCCGTTTAGGTTTCCCTATTATTAAAAACAAATTATTCTTCTTCACTAACGAAGAAATTGCCCGCAGGCAGGATCCTGTTATCCGCGGTTTAGATCACAACGGCGCTTCTAATATACTAAGTCAGGCCGATGGTGATAAATTAGTTACTGCTTTTAAAACATTTACAGGCGGTTTGGATCCGGGTACTTATAACAATACTACCATATTCTCTAACTCAAACAAGTTCTTTAACCGTTTGGATTGGAATATTGATGATCACAACCAGTTAACTATCCGTAACAATACTATTAGCTCAAAAGCTACTAACTTAGAGCGCGATCAGCAAAACTTCCGTTTCAGCGGTATTGATTATACTTCACATAACAACTCAACTTCAACCGTTGCCGAGTTAAAATCAAGATTTAACGGTAACCTGAGCAATAGCCTGGTTCTTGGCTATTCAGCCGTTCACGATTACCGTGATCCTAACTCAAATCCGGCATTACCACAAATCGAAATTACTGGCCGTTCTCCTGGTACTACTATCTTTATGGGTACTGACCGCGAGGCTGCTATTTTTGATATGCACCAAAAAACCGCTGAGTTTACTGATAATTTAACTTGGGTTAAAGGTAAGCATACCTTCACTTTCGGTACACACAACGAATTTTATAACATTACTTATAATTTTGTTAATGCGTGGAACGGTCGTATTGCTTATAATAGCATTGAGGATTTTGTTAATAATTTGCCTGCACGTGTACGTACTAACTTTAATTACACGAATAACACACGTGATTATATCTTAGCAAATCCATCAGCCAAGTTTAAAGTTAACCTGTTTAGCTTATATGGTCAGGATGAGATTCAGTTAAGTGATAATTTCAAATTAACCGTTGCTTTACGTGCTGATTATGCAAATGTGCCAAACAAACAACCATTGAGTGATAAAACAACTAACGCTCCGGTTGATCCAAATTACGGTACCACTTTTACTTATACCAAACCTAAAGATATTAAACAAAATTACCTTGGTAACATTGAGTGGAACCCGCGTGTATCATTTAACTATGATGCAAATGGCGATCAAAGCGTTATTTTACGCGGTGGTAGCGGCTTCTTTACCGGTCGTGTTCCGTTTGCATGGTTTGGTTATGCATTTTATAATAACGGCGCTACTTATGGTGCTTATGATAAAAAATCATCTGCCGGTCCATTTACAGCAGGTACCAATCCGATACAAGCACCTTCAAATGGTGGCTTAAACTTTGTTAATCAGCAAGGTGGTGTTAATACCAGCGCTTCTGGTGCTACTCAGGTGGATATGATCGACAACAACTTCAAAATGCCACAGGTTTGGAGAAGTAGCTTAGCAGTTGATTATACTACTGATAACCAGTGGAAATTTACAGCTGAAGGTATTTATACTAAGGTTATTCATGACTTGAAGTTCCAACAGGTAAATACCAAGGATAGTGTAACTTATTATCCTTATGATACCCAACACCTGCAGCCTATATTTATTAATAAAGGGATCAACTCAAAATATACCAACGCCTATTTATTATCAAATACCAGCGAAGGGTACCGTTACAGTGCAACAGTACAGGTAGCTAAGTTTACTCAATTTGATCCGCAGAATGCATTAAACTTTTCAGTTGCCTATACCTACGGTCACTCTAAAGATGTTACCAATGGTATCCGTAACTCAATGGAGTCGAACTGGCAATTGAACCAGGCTTTGAATCCTAACAATCCGGGTTTAGCCAATTCAAACTTTGATATCCGTCATCGTATCGTATCAAACGTGAACTTTAAACATGATTGGGATGCCGGGCACAACTATACAGCTAACTTCACTTTCTTCTTTAGCGCGCAAAGCGGTAACCCATATACCTGGGATACCTATCCAAACGCTATCGACGGAACAGGTCAGCAATTAAGCTTGGCTTACATTCCAACCAGAGATGAGGCAGCTAAGATGATTGTTGATCAGGTGAAAAATGGTGTGGTAGTACAAACTGCTGCACAACAGTTAGCTGCGTTTAATGCGTATGTTGATGCCGACAAATATTTAAGTTCACGTCGTGGTCAGTTTACTGAACGTAATGCTGCTTTTACACCTTGGAATAATCAATTAGACTTCCGCTTTACTCAAGACTTTAAATTTGGTAATGGTAAACACAAACAGATGATCACATTTACTTATGATATCATCAATCTTACCAATTTATTGAACAAGAGCTGGGGTCAATATTACTTTTCAGCAAACACATTCAACTCCTCAGCAAGTGTTGGTTTAACACCAGTAAGCAAACTGCCTGGAGCGTCCGGCGGCCCTGCTTTTGTTAAAGATGGTAACGTTGCATCTTATCCAACATACAACTTCAGCAACCCAGGTATACCATATTCTGTTGATTTGTTCGCTTCACGCTGGCAAATGCAGTTTGGTGTACGCTACAGCTGGTAA
- a CDS encoding helix-hairpin-helix domain-containing protein: MRPQIKNYLSVTKKEWNGMVVLIILIAMVLLAPYMFQANRKDNIINFKAFDKAITDSDKTGDLTARDEVSAGNRNALPATLFKFNPNNLPLAGWVKLGLTEHQAQVIKHYEEKGGRFFTKGDVQKMYSISPAEYKLLEPYIILPDGPAYYINKAKPGEVIEINTADSARLTMIRGIGPAFARRIVHYRERVGGFYNKEQLKEVYGIDKEKYGQIEARIAVDGKHIIKVNINTATFNELKRFPYLSYKQMDAIVAYRDEHGTYNDLADLKNIAILNDGILRKIGPYLVFK, from the coding sequence ATGAGGCCGCAAATTAAAAACTACCTGTCTGTCACTAAAAAAGAGTGGAACGGGATGGTAGTGTTGATTATTTTAATTGCAATGGTTTTGCTGGCCCCTTATATGTTTCAGGCAAACCGCAAAGATAATATAATAAATTTTAAGGCTTTTGATAAAGCGATAACCGATTCCGATAAAACGGGCGATCTTACGGCAAGGGATGAAGTTTCTGCCGGTAATCGCAATGCCCTGCCTGCTACACTCTTTAAATTTAATCCCAATAACTTACCCCTTGCGGGTTGGGTAAAACTTGGCCTCACTGAACATCAGGCACAGGTAATTAAGCATTATGAAGAAAAAGGCGGACGTTTTTTCACCAAAGGCGATGTGCAAAAAATGTACAGCATCAGCCCGGCGGAGTATAAGCTTCTTGAGCCCTATATTATCTTGCCCGATGGCCCTGCTTATTACATAAATAAAGCCAAACCTGGCGAAGTAATAGAGATCAACACGGCAGATTCGGCGAGGCTTACCATGATCAGGGGAATAGGCCCCGCATTTGCCAGGCGCATTGTCCATTACCGGGAGCGGGTAGGCGGTTTTTACAATAAAGAACAGTTGAAGGAGGTTTATGGCATTGATAAGGAAAAGTACGGCCAGATTGAAGCCCGTATTGCGGTTGATGGCAAACATATCATTAAGGTGAATATTAACACAGCTACCTTTAATGAACTTAAGCGCTTCCCCTATCTGAGCTACAAACAAATGGATGCCATTGTAGCTTACCGCGATGAGCACGGTACCTACAATGACCTGGCCGATCTGAAAAATATTGCCATACTTAATGACGGAATTTTGCGTAAAATTGGACCTTATTTAGTTTTCAAATGA
- a CDS encoding adenine phosphoribosyltransferase, whose protein sequence is MIAQQIKAAIRDIPDFPKPGIVFKDITPILKDPGLCESIIDAFVEQLQGTRIDAVAGIESRGFLFGLTLATRLGVPFVPVRKAGKLPFTIKQKAYKLEYGTATIELHTDAFEPGQHILLHDDLLATGGTVTAASELIREMGGIVAGFSFVVGLGFLNGKERIMPICDKLIVLADY, encoded by the coding sequence ATGATAGCCCAGCAAATTAAAGCAGCCATAAGGGATATTCCCGATTTTCCGAAACCGGGAATTGTTTTTAAAGATATTACGCCCATACTGAAAGACCCCGGATTATGCGAAAGCATCATCGATGCTTTTGTTGAACAATTGCAGGGAACCCGGATTGACGCGGTGGCCGGTATCGAAAGCAGGGGCTTCCTGTTTGGGCTTACGCTGGCAACCAGATTAGGTGTGCCGTTTGTACCCGTGCGTAAAGCGGGTAAGCTGCCTTTCACTATAAAACAAAAAGCTTATAAGCTGGAGTACGGCACCGCCACCATTGAGCTGCATACCGATGCCTTTGAACCCGGTCAGCATATATTACTTCATGACGATTTGCTGGCTACCGGCGGTACAGTAACTGCGGCCAGTGAGCTTATCAGGGAAATGGGAGGTATAGTTGCCGGTTTTTCCTTTGTCGTGGGACTTGGTTTTTTGAATGGTAAAGAAAGGATTATGCCTATTTGCGATAAGCTGATAGTGCTGGCGGATTATTAA